A window of Sphingomonas adhaesiva contains these coding sequences:
- a CDS encoding SulP family inorganic anion transporter, which translates to MTFDFATYRRQWFTDGTAARRDILAGIVVALALIPEAIGFSIIAGVDPRVGLYASVAIAITIALIGGRPGMISAATAAVAVLVGPLVRDHGVEYLFAATIVMGLIQIVAGLLRLDLLMQFVSRSVITGFVNALAILIFMAQLPQLTGVGWQTYAMVAGGLAIIYGVPRVTKAVPSPLVAILVLSAISIGFGLPVNTVGDMGRLPDGLPSLAWPQVPLTVDTLRIILPYSLAMAAVGLLESLLTAQIVDDMTDTDSDKRRECAGQGGANIVAALFGGMGGCAMIGQSVINVTSGGRGRLSTFVAGAFLLFLLAVLGPFVGRVPMPALVAVMVMVSIGTFSWNSIPNLRRHPPTSSVVMLTTVVVVVATRDLSLGVLAGVLLSGIFFAGKVQRMFSVERSVSPDGTEATYRVAGEIFFASVDRFTRAFQAGDSASRIVIDVTAAHFWDISGVGALDKIVARLRREGRLVEVVGYNRASADLIDRFALHDKTGVEMGLAPH; encoded by the coding sequence ATGACCTTCGACTTCGCTACCTATCGCCGCCAGTGGTTCACTGACGGCACCGCCGCCCGCCGCGACATCCTTGCCGGCATCGTCGTCGCACTCGCGCTGATCCCGGAGGCGATCGGCTTCTCGATCATCGCCGGGGTCGATCCGCGCGTCGGCCTCTACGCCTCGGTCGCGATCGCGATCACCATCGCGCTGATCGGCGGACGACCGGGCATGATCTCCGCCGCCACCGCGGCCGTCGCCGTGCTCGTCGGCCCGCTGGTGCGCGATCACGGTGTCGAATACCTCTTCGCCGCGACGATCGTGATGGGGCTGATCCAGATCGTCGCCGGGCTGCTGCGGCTCGACCTGCTGATGCAGTTCGTGTCGCGCTCGGTCATCACCGGCTTCGTCAACGCATTGGCGATCCTGATCTTCATGGCGCAGCTTCCGCAACTGACCGGCGTCGGCTGGCAGACCTATGCGATGGTCGCGGGCGGGCTGGCGATCATCTACGGCGTGCCGCGCGTGACGAAGGCGGTGCCGTCGCCGCTGGTGGCGATCCTGGTGCTAAGCGCGATCAGCATCGGGTTCGGGCTGCCGGTGAACACGGTCGGCGACATGGGGCGACTGCCCGACGGCCTGCCGAGCCTCGCCTGGCCGCAGGTGCCGCTGACGGTCGACACGTTGCGGATCATCCTGCCCTATTCGCTGGCGATGGCCGCCGTCGGCCTGCTCGAATCGCTGCTGACCGCGCAGATCGTCGACGACATGACCGACACCGACAGCGACAAGCGTCGCGAATGTGCCGGACAGGGCGGCGCCAACATCGTCGCCGCACTGTTCGGCGGCATGGGCGGCTGCGCCATGATCGGCCAGTCGGTCATCAACGTCACCTCGGGCGGGCGCGGGCGGCTGTCGACCTTCGTCGCGGGCGCGTTCCTCCTGTTCCTGTTGGCGGTCTTGGGGCCGTTCGTCGGGCGGGTGCCGATGCCGGCGCTGGTGGCCGTCATGGTCATGGTGTCGATCGGCACCTTCAGCTGGAACTCGATTCCGAACCTGCGGCGGCATCCGCCCACGTCGTCGGTGGTCATGCTGACGACGGTGGTGGTGGTCGTCGCCACGCGCGACCTGTCGCTGGGCGTGCTGGCCGGCGTGCTGCTGTCGGGCATCTTCTTCGCCGGAAAGGTGCAGCGCATGTTCTCGGTCGAGCGATCGGTATCACCGGACGGCACGGAGGCGACCTACCGTGTGGCAGGCGAGATCTTCTTCGCCTCGGTCGATCGGTTCACCCGCGCCTTCCAGGCCGGGGACAGCGCCAGCCGCATCGTCATCGACGTGACCGCGGCGCATTTCTGGGACATCTCGGGTGTCGGCGCGCTGGACAAGATCGTCGCCCGGCTACGCCGCGAAGGGCGCTTGGTCGAGGTGGTCGGCTACAATCGGGCGAGCGCCGACCTGATCGACCGCTTCGCGCTCCACGACAAGACCGGCGTGGAGATGGGGCTCGCGCCGCACTGA
- a CDS encoding DUF3253 domain-containing protein → MIDPRAATLDLLARRRAGATICPSEVARALSRDDWRAAMPSVHAAIDGLVRDGAVRLSWKGQRLATRSGPYRIALSGND, encoded by the coding sequence ATGATCGATCCGCGCGCCGCGACACTGGATCTACTCGCGCGCCGACGCGCAGGCGCGACGATCTGCCCGAGCGAAGTGGCACGCGCCCTTTCCCGGGACGACTGGCGCGCTGCGATGCCGTCCGTGCACGCGGCGATCGACGGGCTGGTCCGCGACGGGGCGGTGCGGCTGAGCTGGAAGGGGCAGCGGTTGGCGACGCGATCGGGACCCTACAGGATCGCCCTTTCCGGCAACGATTGA
- a CDS encoding metallophosphoesterase, with the protein MLLLGVSQYHLWSRLSSGSVFAPEFPRPIVILFNWAFGALVLLMILQIVLDLGLLATAVVRWQRAGLPDAARYGAVGLATLASAIAVANAVRVPPIRDVEVAIAGLPPQFQGYRILQLTDLHISKLFPAAWASAVVARANAAGSDVIVVTGDFIDGSVDMRREDVAPLQALEAPDGVWAIPGNHEYFFDYGAWMRHLTSLGFRMLPNAHTVVRRGGAELVIAGVTDLSAPSVGEAAPDVGLALRGAPAGAPIVLLDHQPRRARDAAAKGVALQLSGHTHGGMIVGLDRLVARANAGFVADRYQVGDMTLYVSNGTGLWPGFALRLGVPSEMTRVTLRAKS; encoded by the coding sequence GTGCTCCTGCTGGGCGTGTCGCAATATCACCTCTGGAGCCGGCTATCCTCGGGATCGGTCTTCGCACCCGAGTTCCCGCGCCCGATCGTGATCCTCTTCAACTGGGCCTTCGGCGCGCTGGTGCTGCTGATGATCCTTCAGATCGTTCTCGATCTCGGCTTGCTGGCGACGGCCGTCGTCCGATGGCAGCGCGCCGGGTTACCGGATGCGGCGCGCTATGGGGCAGTCGGTCTGGCGACGCTGGCCAGCGCGATCGCGGTCGCCAATGCGGTGCGGGTGCCGCCGATCAGGGACGTCGAAGTGGCGATCGCGGGTCTGCCGCCGCAGTTCCAGGGATATCGCATCCTTCAACTGACCGATCTTCATATCAGCAAGCTGTTCCCGGCCGCCTGGGCCAGCGCTGTCGTGGCGCGCGCCAATGCGGCGGGCAGCGACGTGATCGTCGTCACGGGTGATTTCATCGATGGCTCGGTCGACATGCGACGCGAGGATGTGGCGCCGCTTCAAGCGCTTGAAGCTCCCGACGGCGTCTGGGCGATACCCGGCAACCACGAATATTTCTTCGATTACGGCGCGTGGATGCGGCACCTGACCTCACTCGGTTTCCGGATGCTGCCGAATGCCCATACCGTCGTCCGGCGCGGTGGCGCGGAACTCGTCATCGCGGGCGTGACCGACCTGTCCGCCCCGAGCGTCGGCGAGGCAGCCCCGGACGTGGGGCTGGCGCTGCGTGGTGCGCCGGCCGGGGCGCCGATCGTCCTCCTCGATCATCAGCCGCGGCGGGCCCGGGACGCTGCGGCGAAGGGCGTCGCGCTCCAATTGTCCGGCCACACGCATGGCGGCATGATCGTCGGTCTGGACCGGCTCGTCGCCCGCGCCAACGCCGGTTTCGTCGCGGACCGCTATCAGGTCGGCGACATGACCCTCTACGTCAGCAACGGCACCGGGCTGTGGCCGGGCTTCGCGCTCCGCCTCGGTGTGCCGTCGGAGATGACCCGCGTCACCTTGCGGGCGAAGTCGTGA
- a CDS encoding winged helix-turn-helix domain-containing protein, whose translation MTISLADARRMALKAQSFGRPQPPRVTAAHLRQVADRTGLFQIDSVNVLARAHYLPAFSRLGDYDRSLLEGSAWGPKRQRRFFEYWAHEASLLPLDLHPFLRWRMARADRGEIGYRALRRFATERRREADAVLARVAAEGPLTAADFENGTSRSGWWEWSDVKHALEWLFWSGRITIATRRGSFARVYDLPERVLPAAILAMPTPTVAEAQRALIERSARALGIATAADLRDYYRLKPDEADHAIADLAEDGVLVPVRVEGWSQKTWRHRDASPPRRVRGAALLAPFDPLIWERSRTERLFGFRYRIEIYVPQDRRTHGYYVLPFLLDEALVARVDLKADRQAGVLLAHRITLEPGAPDDTLPRLDVELERMATWLGLSGVRIGAIVRPS comes from the coding sequence ATGACCATCTCGCTGGCCGACGCGCGACGCATGGCCCTCAAGGCGCAGAGCTTCGGCCGGCCACAGCCGCCACGGGTCACCGCGGCGCACCTTCGCCAGGTCGCCGATCGCACCGGCCTGTTCCAGATCGATAGCGTCAACGTCCTCGCTCGCGCGCATTACCTGCCGGCCTTCTCCCGGCTCGGCGATTATGATCGCTCGCTGCTCGAAGGCTCCGCCTGGGGTCCGAAGCGTCAGCGCCGGTTCTTCGAATATTGGGCGCATGAGGCGTCGTTGCTGCCGCTCGACCTTCATCCGTTCCTGCGTTGGCGGATGGCGCGCGCCGACCGGGGCGAGATCGGCTATCGCGCGCTGCGTCGCTTCGCCACCGAGCGCCGTCGCGAGGCGGACGCCGTGCTTGCCCGCGTCGCCGCCGAGGGCCCGCTGACCGCCGCCGACTTCGAGAACGGCACAAGCCGCAGCGGCTGGTGGGAATGGAGCGACGTCAAGCACGCGCTCGAATGGCTGTTCTGGTCGGGCCGGATCACGATCGCAACACGGCGGGGCAGCTTCGCGCGGGTGTACGACCTGCCAGAGCGGGTGCTGCCCGCGGCCATTCTCGCCATGCCGACGCCGACCGTCGCCGAGGCGCAGCGTGCGCTGATCGAGCGTAGCGCGCGGGCGCTCGGCATCGCGACCGCGGCCGACCTGCGCGACTACTACCGGCTGAAGCCCGACGAGGCCGATCACGCCATCGCCGATCTGGCGGAGGATGGCGTGCTGGTCCCCGTCCGTGTCGAAGGCTGGAGCCAGAAGACGTGGCGGCACCGCGACGCTTCGCCGCCCCGGCGGGTGCGCGGGGCGGCCTTGCTGGCGCCGTTCGATCCACTGATCTGGGAACGCAGCCGCACCGAGCGGTTGTTCGGCTTCCGCTACCGGATCGAGATCTACGTGCCGCAGGACCGGCGCACCCACGGCTATTACGTGCTGCCGTTCCTGCTGGACGAGGCGTTGGTCGCCCGGGTCGACCTCAAGGCGGACCGGCAAGCGGGCGTGCTGCTGGCGCATCGCATCACGCTTGAGCCAGGGGCGCCCGACGATACGCTGCCGCGCCTGGACGTCGAACTGGAGCGCATGGCGACATGGCTCGGCCTGTCGGGTGTTCGCATCGGGGCGATCGTACGTCCCAGTTGA
- a CDS encoding DJ-1/PfpI family protein has protein sequence MQVAILTFDGFNELDSFVAAAILNRLRPHGWTAHITAPTATVTSPNGVIVHRQRPLEFVEEADAVLIGSGYCTREIAADPAMLARLRLDPARQLIAAQCSGTLLLAKLGLIGDLPACTDLTTKPWVVEAGVTVIDAPFAAHGNVATAGGCLAAPYLAAWMIARGGSPDLAREALHYVAPVGEKDRFVDHALAVIAGELADA, from the coding sequence ATGCAGGTCGCGATCCTCACCTTCGACGGCTTCAACGAGCTCGACTCGTTCGTCGCCGCCGCGATCCTCAACCGGCTGCGCCCGCATGGCTGGACCGCGCACATCACCGCGCCGACCGCGACGGTGACGTCGCCGAACGGCGTCATCGTGCACCGCCAACGCCCGCTCGAATTCGTCGAGGAGGCGGACGCGGTCCTGATCGGCAGCGGCTATTGCACACGCGAGATCGCCGCCGATCCGGCAATGCTGGCGCGCCTGCGCCTCGATCCGGCGAGGCAACTCATCGCGGCGCAATGTTCGGGCACGCTGCTGCTGGCGAAGCTGGGACTGATCGGCGATCTGCCGGCCTGCACCGATCTCACCACCAAGCCGTGGGTCGTCGAGGCGGGCGTCACGGTCATCGACGCCCCTTTCGCCGCGCATGGCAACGTCGCCACGGCCGGCGGCTGCCTCGCGGCACCGTACCTCGCCGCCTGGATGATCGCGCGCGGCGGCTCGCCCGACTTGGCGCGCGAGGCGCTGCACTATGTCGCGCCGGTCGGTGAAAAGGACCGGTTCGTGGATCACGCCTTGGCCGTGATCGCAGGCGAGCTCGCCGACGCTTGA
- a CDS encoding PhzF family phenazine biosynthesis protein: protein MTRPFRLVDVFGTDPLTGNPLAVIADAEGLSSQEMQAIAGWLNFSETTFLLPPTDPAADYRVRIFTMAHELPFAGHPTLGSAHAWSEAGGQPRQEGVIVQECGVGLVTIRRDGDQLAFAAPPLLRGGTPTEAEIAQVAELLRIDRAAIVDAAWADNGPGWIAVLLESAEAVLAVEPARHHPEHIDIGIVGPHVPGGDVAFELRALFTDAHGGLIEDPVTGSLNASVGQWLFASGRASGSYVAAQGTRLGRTGRIHVSQDDTGQVWVAGATRTMFSGSVHG from the coding sequence GTGACCCGCCCCTTCCGCCTCGTCGACGTGTTCGGCACCGATCCGCTGACCGGCAATCCACTGGCGGTCATCGCCGACGCCGAGGGTCTGTCTTCGCAGGAGATGCAGGCGATCGCCGGCTGGCTCAACTTCTCGGAGACGACCTTCCTGTTGCCGCCGACCGATCCGGCCGCTGACTATCGCGTCCGGATCTTCACCATGGCCCATGAGCTGCCCTTTGCCGGCCACCCGACGCTGGGCAGCGCGCATGCGTGGTCGGAAGCCGGTGGTCAGCCCAGGCAGGAGGGCGTGATCGTGCAGGAATGCGGCGTCGGACTGGTGACGATCCGGCGCGATGGCGATCAGCTTGCTTTTGCCGCCCCACCGCTGCTGCGCGGCGGCACGCCGACCGAGGCCGAGATCGCCCAAGTCGCCGAGTTGCTGCGGATCGACCGCGCGGCGATCGTCGATGCTGCCTGGGCGGACAATGGCCCCGGCTGGATCGCGGTTCTGCTGGAATCGGCCGAGGCGGTGCTGGCGGTCGAACCGGCGCGGCATCACCCGGAGCATATCGACATCGGCATCGTCGGGCCGCACGTCCCCGGTGGCGACGTGGCGTTCGAACTGCGTGCCCTCTTCACCGACGCGCATGGCGGGCTGATCGAAGATCCGGTCACCGGCAGCCTCAACGCCTCGGTCGGTCAGTGGCTGTTCGCCAGCGGCCGCGCGAGCGGCAGCTACGTCGCCGCGCAAGGCACCCGGCTGGGACGCACCGGGCGCATCCACGTCTCGCAGGACGACACCGGACAGGTCTGGGTCGCCGGCGCGACGAGGACCATGTTCAGCGGTTCGGTGCACGGCTGA
- a CDS encoding aminotransferase-like domain-containing protein, with protein MGIQADKTRTGMVARTIRDRIEARALTPGARLPSIRAMAETSNVARSTVVDAYDRLAAEGVIRSRPGSGFYVAAPLAPLALDRLGATQEREVDPLWMLRQSLGEQRHDLMPGCGWLPDDWLASEALRKAMRAAARAGGDGVLAGYASPRGSLQLRVLLARRMADQGIEAGPDQILLTDSGTHALDLVCRFLLQPGDAVLVDDPCYFNFLALLRAHRAKVIGVPMTPTGPDVSAFAEAAAVHRPRFYLTNSGIHNPTGTSLGAPTAHRLLKIAEAHDMTVVEDDIFADFEHAASPRLAAFDGLDRTIRIGSFSKSLSAAVRCGHIAARPDWIEALADLRIATSMAGSPLAANLLHAVLTDGSYRRHVEGVRTRLARATARVSKRLRAAGIEPWIEPAAGIFLWARLADGVDAVDLARRAIGDGIVLAPGPVFSTSGGWRDHMRFNVAMSDDDRLSAFLERAHR; from the coding sequence ATGGGCATCCAGGCCGACAAGACCCGCACCGGCATGGTGGCGCGCACGATCCGCGACCGCATCGAGGCGCGGGCGTTGACGCCGGGCGCGCGGCTCCCGTCGATCCGCGCGATGGCGGAGACGAGCAACGTCGCGCGCTCGACGGTGGTTGACGCCTATGACCGGCTAGCTGCCGAGGGGGTGATCCGGTCGCGTCCCGGGTCGGGCTTCTATGTCGCCGCGCCGCTCGCACCGCTGGCGCTGGATCGGCTCGGCGCCACGCAGGAGCGCGAGGTCGATCCGTTGTGGATGCTGCGACAGTCGCTGGGCGAACAACGGCATGACCTGATGCCGGGATGCGGCTGGCTGCCGGACGACTGGTTGGCGAGCGAAGCACTTCGCAAGGCGATGCGCGCCGCTGCGCGGGCCGGCGGCGACGGCGTGCTGGCCGGCTATGCCTCGCCACGCGGCTCGCTGCAGCTTCGCGTCCTCTTGGCCCGCAGGATGGCGGATCAGGGGATCGAGGCCGGCCCCGACCAGATCCTGCTGACCGATAGCGGCACCCATGCGCTCGATCTCGTCTGTCGCTTCCTGCTGCAACCGGGCGACGCCGTGCTGGTCGACGATCCCTGTTACTTCAACTTCCTCGCGCTGCTGCGGGCGCACCGGGCCAAGGTAATCGGCGTGCCGATGACGCCGACGGGCCCCGATGTCTCCGCCTTCGCCGAGGCAGCCGCGGTGCATCGTCCGCGTTTCTATCTGACCAACTCCGGCATCCATAACCCGACCGGCACCTCGCTCGGCGCGCCGACCGCGCACCGCCTGCTCAAGATCGCCGAGGCCCACGACATGACTGTCGTCGAGGACGACATCTTCGCCGATTTCGAGCATGCGGCATCGCCGCGACTGGCGGCGTTCGACGGGCTCGACCGGACGATCCGGATCGGCAGCTTCTCCAAGTCGCTGTCGGCGGCGGTGCGCTGCGGGCACATCGCCGCGCGGCCCGACTGGATCGAGGCGCTCGCCGACCTGCGCATCGCGACCTCGATGGCCGGTAGTCCGCTGGCGGCCAACCTGCTCCATGCCGTGCTGACCGACGGCAGCTATCGCCGCCATGTCGAGGGCGTGCGCACCCGGCTCGCGCGGGCCACGGCGCGGGTGAGCAAACGGCTGCGCGCGGCCGGCATCGAGCCGTGGATCGAGCCGGCGGCGGGCATCTTCCTGTGGGCGCGGCTGGCGGACGGTGTCGATGCCGTCGACTTGGCCCGCCGTGCCATCGGCGACGGCATCGTGCTGGCGCCCGGCCCGGTGTTCAGCACCAGCGGCGGGTGGCGCGACCACATGCGGTTCAACGTCGCTATGAGCGACGACGATCGCCTGTCCGCTTTCCTGGAACGCGCGCACCGATAG